A single genomic interval of Psychrilyobacter piezotolerans harbors:
- the hisIE gene encoding bifunctional phosphoribosyl-AMP cyclohydrolase/phosphoribosyl-ATP diphosphatase HisIE: MENIKFDKNGLIPAIIQNSNSGEVLMLAYMNEESYKKTLNTGYTWFYSRSRQELWNKGAVSGNTQKVKEISYDCDGDTLLIKVEQKGPACHTGKKSCFFNRVTPAKSMTMGEVLFTLDDILKDRKTSPVEGSYTAYLYKEGVDKILKKVGEECAEVIIAAKNPDKSELIYEASDLIYHLLVLLKDQDVELEDIKDQLMGRMK; the protein is encoded by the coding sequence ATGGAAAATATAAAATTTGATAAAAACGGACTAATACCTGCCATAATTCAGAACTCTAACAGCGGGGAGGTACTGATGTTAGCCTATATGAACGAAGAAAGCTATAAGAAAACTCTGAATACAGGATACACATGGTTTTATTCCAGAAGCAGACAGGAACTTTGGAACAAGGGAGCTGTTTCAGGAAATACTCAGAAAGTAAAAGAAATATCCTATGACTGCGACGGGGACACTCTTCTTATAAAGGTTGAACAAAAAGGTCCTGCGTGCCATACAGGAAAAAAATCATGTTTCTTTAACAGGGTGACACCTGCAAAAAGTATGACCATGGGAGAGGTGCTTTTTACCCTGGATGATATTTTAAAAGACAGAAAAACCAGCCCTGTGGAAGGTTCCTACACTGCTTACCTGTATAAAGAGGGGGTAGATAAGATCCTTAAAAAGGTAGGAGAAGAGTGTGCAGAGGTGATTATCGCTGCCAAAAATCCCGATAAATCAGAACTTATATATGAGGCAAGTGACCTTATATACCATCTTTTAGTGCTTTTAAAGGATCAGGATGTAGAGCTGGAAGATATAAAAGACCAGCTTATGGGAAGAATGAAATAA
- the hisF gene encoding imidazole glycerol phosphate synthase subunit HisF — MITKRIIPCLDVRDGKVVKGVKFEGVRDVEDPVKLAGIYNEMGADELVFYDITATNEGRKLFTDIVKEVADQVFIPLTVGGGINTLGDFDRVLKAGADKVSVNSGAIKNPELIREAALKYGSQCVVLSVDVKRVDGIFKVFLNGGRKETELEAVEWVKKGCHLGAGEIVVNSIDTDGVKGGFDLELLEAVSNVVDVPVVASGGAGKMEDFKILFERLPKVDAGLAASIFHFGEVKIPDLKRYLKDCGIEIRI, encoded by the coding sequence ATGATAACCAAGAGAATTATCCCGTGTCTGGATGTGAGGGACGGGAAGGTAGTTAAAGGGGTTAAATTTGAAGGTGTCAGAGATGTGGAAGATCCTGTAAAGCTTGCCGGGATATACAATGAAATGGGAGCTGACGAGCTGGTATTTTACGATATCACTGCTACCAACGAGGGAAGAAAACTTTTTACAGATATTGTTAAGGAGGTGGCAGACCAGGTATTCATACCTCTCACAGTAGGAGGAGGGATCAACACTTTAGGCGACTTTGACAGGGTGCTAAAGGCTGGGGCAGACAAGGTAAGTGTCAATTCAGGGGCCATAAAAAATCCTGAACTCATAAGGGAGGCTGCACTGAAATACGGCAGCCAGTGTGTGGTCCTGTCTGTAGATGTAAAAAGGGTAGATGGTATATTCAAGGTATTTTTAAACGGGGGAAGAAAAGAAACAGAATTGGAAGCTGTAGAATGGGTTAAAAAAGGATGTCACCTTGGAGCAGGAGAAATAGTGGTAAATAGTATAGACACAGATGGTGTCAAAGGCGGATTTGACCTGGAGCTCTTAGAAGCTGTAAGCAATGTGGTGGATGTACCTGTTGTTGCTTCCGGGGGAGCTGGAAAGATGGAGGATTTTAAAATACTTTTTGAAAGACTTCCAAAAGTGGATGCAGGGCTGGCTGCTTCTATCTTTCACTTTGGAGAGGTAAAAATACCCGATCTTAAGAGGTACTTAAAAGATTGCGGAATTGAAATCAGAATATAG